GCGGCTTCGTTGGCCATCAGATTCGCATGACTGACCATCACGCCCTTCGGTGTGGACGTCGAGCCCGAGGTGTATTGCAGGAACGCCAGATCGCCCGGCGCGACGCTCGTCTCCTGCCACTCGGTCGCGAGCGCATCGTCGATCTCATCGATCACCACGATCTCGACACCGCGCAACTCGGGCACGGCGTCGCCGAATGCGAGCATGGCGTCGCGATGCTGACGGTCGGTCAGCACGAAGCGTGCGCGCGCGTCGTGCAGGATCGAGCGCACGCGCGCCAGATGCTGCGGACGCGCCGACTCCGGCGGAAACGCCGGCACGGCAATTGCTCCGGCGTACAGGCAGCCGAAGAATCCCGCTACGTAATCCAGTCCCGTCGGCATGAGCAGCAATCCGCGCTCGCCGTGTGCACCGTCCTTACCACGACCGGCGAGACGTTGCAGCGTGGCGGCCACCGCACGGGCGCGCGTGTCGAGCCCCGCACAGGTCAGGGCCCGACCGTCGCCCTCATCGCTGGATACGGCGCGCAGCGCCTCGCGGTCCGGCTCAAGCCGGGCGCGGGCGCGCAGAAGATCGACGATGTGTTCGATAGGAGCGCCAGGCGCTCCCTGAGAGGGCGCCGTCGACGAGACAGGGCCGAAGGGGACGGGCAAGCGAAGAGCGTCGTTCATGACGGTAGCGACTCACGAAGCAGGAACGGAATCAAAGACTGGCGCGTGGCGGCCGACGGGCCGCGACGCGTGGTAAATGACGCAGAGAAGATGTATCGACGGTCGGGGCAGACCCGTCAGCGGTCGGCCCCGTGCGCCTGCGCCATCGCGACGACGACCTTGCGCGGCCCCTTGAACGGCGAACGCGCGTGCGCGGCGAGCATGTTGTCGAGCATCAGCACATCGCCGTTCTGCCACGGGAAGCTGATCTTCTCTGCTTCAAGCACGTGACGAATCGTAGCGAGCGCGTCTTCTTCGATGGGACTGCCGTCGCCGTAGTACACATTGCGTGGCAGATCCTCTTCGCCGACGACGTCGAGCAGCGTTTCGCGTACGTCGGGTTCGAGGTTGGAGATATGGAACAGGTGCGCCTGATTGAACCAGACCCAGTCGCCCGTCACGGGATGTTGCGCGACGGCCTGACACAGCTGGCGCGTACGCAGCTCGCCATCGTCTTTCCATTCGCAGGCAATGCGGTGGGCACGGCAATACGCTTCGACTTCGGCGCGGTCTTCGGTGTTGAAGACCTGCGTCCACGGTACGTCGAAGCCGTTACCGAAGTTGCGCACGTACATCAGCCGCTTGGAGGCGAAACGCTCGCGTAGGTCTTGCGGCACACGGGCATAAATGCGGCGGCTGTCGGCAATCGGCGTCTCACCGCCTTCCTGCGCCGTGAGCACGCTGTAGAACCAGATCTTCATGGGCCAGTCGCGCGTGTACGACTGTTCGTTGTGCAACGGAATGTGCTGGTGCGGCGGATATTCGGTGGACGTATAAACGCCTTGCGCGACTTTGCTGCGCGGCGTCGAGCCGAACTCATAGGTCAGCAGCGAATGACCGAAAGACGCGGCGAACTCGCGGAAGGCCGCATCCCCGTCGACCTTGAACCCCCGGAACAAGACGCCGCCGTGGGTCGGGAGATATTCGTCCACCAGTGCATGCAGGGCACTGGCGGCGGCCTCGATCGGCACACCGGCATCGCGCGGTTCGACCACCATCGGGAGGTCGCCATTGGTGCGCAGGGCGCGCACATCGAGCATCGTATCGAGCATGGTTGGATCCTCAACGAAACCGCGGCGCCACACGCGCCGCACTTTCATTGACGATCCTCGTGCCCGCAATTTAAGGGCTTTACGCGGACGATTGCGGTTTTTCTACATTCGCTGTCGTCACCACCGGATTTGCAGACGTCGGGGTGACAGATGTCGGTTCGCCGTCCGCGATCA
The Pandoraea oxalativorans genome window above contains:
- a CDS encoding TauD/TfdA family dioxygenase, encoding MLDTMLDVRALRTNGDLPMVVEPRDAGVPIEAAASALHALVDEYLPTHGGVLFRGFKVDGDAAFREFAASFGHSLLTYEFGSTPRSKVAQGVYTSTEYPPHQHIPLHNEQSYTRDWPMKIWFYSVLTAQEGGETPIADSRRIYARVPQDLRERFASKRLMYVRNFGNGFDVPWTQVFNTEDRAEVEAYCRAHRIACEWKDDGELRTRQLCQAVAQHPVTGDWVWFNQAHLFHISNLEPDVRETLLDVVGEEDLPRNVYYGDGSPIEEDALATIRHVLEAEKISFPWQNGDVLMLDNMLAAHARSPFKGPRKVVVAMAQAHGADR